A genomic region of Chthonomonadales bacterium contains the following coding sequences:
- a CDS encoding TSUP family transporter, whose amino-acid sequence MPRRRRLNIPLIKGIVMALSTAALGGLSAFTGIGTQVAAAPFTRFMLGSTPERAGALAMVTAVVAAAAGAAGAARMGVPINVGLVIVLAIGATVGALLGAVPSTRLTPALRRAGPALGIALSVYVLSEGLRRPIGGPPQVAVPALQTAAGLAAAAAVAGGLARLFRLSAGIALVPVAVFIAGAQVGEAIVASLLVTVVAGLLPLAGYTAKGLFDPVMARWMSLGAALGGWGGGALLGSYGGTSAATPLIAFGVVTMVLCGWELSGQSPASSQPLEEPKV is encoded by the coding sequence ATGCCACGACGCAGGCGTCTGAACATCCCTCTGATCAAGGGCATCGTGATGGCCCTGAGCACCGCCGCGCTGGGCGGCCTGAGTGCGTTCACGGGAATCGGCACGCAGGTCGCCGCGGCGCCGTTCACGCGCTTTATGCTGGGTTCCACGCCCGAGCGCGCGGGCGCGCTTGCGATGGTGACGGCCGTCGTGGCCGCGGCGGCTGGCGCGGCCGGCGCTGCCCGGATGGGCGTGCCCATCAACGTCGGCCTCGTCATCGTTCTCGCGATTGGCGCGACGGTCGGGGCCTTGCTCGGCGCGGTGCCCTCGACCCGCCTGACGCCCGCGCTGCGGCGAGCCGGGCCCGCGCTCGGGATCGCCCTCTCGGTCTACGTGCTGTCGGAAGGGTTACGCCGGCCGATCGGCGGCCCGCCGCAGGTGGCCGTCCCCGCGCTTCAGACGGCGGCCGGGCTTGCGGCGGCGGCGGCCGTGGCCGGCGGCCTCGCGCGGCTCTTCCGCCTCAGCGCGGGGATCGCGCTCGTGCCGGTCGCCGTGTTCATCGCCGGCGCCCAGGTCGGAGAGGCCATCGTGGCGTCACTGCTCGTGACGGTCGTCGCCGGCCTTCTGCCGCTCGCCGGCTACACGGCGAAGGGCCTGTTTGACCCCGTGATGGCGCGGTGGATGTCGCTTGGCGCCGCGCTCGGCGGCTGGGGCGGCGGCGCCCTCCTCGGCTCCTATGGCGGCACGTCGGCGGCGACGCCCCTGATCGCGTTCGGCGTCGTGACGATGGTCCTGTGCGGCTGGGAGCTCTCCGGCCAGTCGCCGGCCTCCTCTCAGCCTCTGGAGGAGCCCAAGGTATAA
- a CDS encoding carbohydrate ABC transporter permease: protein MSPVAFLVGLLLTYLALAGVAVTVVLAVRQRSPAAGGALIGAIAVGALVQRMAAAPFAAPIAWSAVVCAGATVVYMALLRPALTWRDRRAARATGRQVGLHLVLLTGSAIFMVPFAWLVVTSLKEDEDMSRFPPVWIPRQQVKTWYQGREAGLAKVPYRGRRVTVAVLQEKETGENVVAVLSPAEMRGTTLQVPRNSVEKVRQFAPVWRNYPDALEFLPPETHAGLVFLWNTVFLCALSIVGTLLSSSLVAFSFARLRWPGRNAAFVVLLATMMLPGAVTMMPVFLIFRWLGWIDTLRPLWVPTFLGSAFNVFLLRQFFLTIPNDLEDAAKIDGCSYFGIYWRIMLPLIKPALAAITIMTFMASWNNFMGPLIYVSSPERMPVAYALQLFQTAHGGEPGLLMAASTMMMLPVLVIFFLTQRYFIQGVTLTGIKG from the coding sequence ATGAGCCCGGTCGCGTTCCTCGTCGGCCTCCTGCTGACCTATCTCGCGCTCGCCGGCGTGGCCGTGACCGTCGTTCTGGCCGTGCGACAGCGCAGCCCCGCGGCCGGCGGCGCGCTCATCGGCGCCATCGCGGTCGGCGCGCTCGTTCAGCGCATGGCGGCAGCCCCTTTCGCGGCGCCCATCGCGTGGTCCGCCGTTGTGTGCGCGGGGGCGACCGTCGTCTACATGGCGCTCCTGCGGCCGGCGCTCACCTGGCGCGATCGCCGCGCCGCGCGGGCGACGGGGCGGCAGGTCGGGCTCCACCTCGTTCTGCTGACCGGGTCCGCGATCTTCATGGTGCCCTTCGCCTGGCTCGTGGTCACCTCACTCAAGGAGGACGAGGACATGAGCCGGTTCCCGCCCGTCTGGATCCCGCGGCAGCAGGTGAAGACGTGGTACCAGGGCAGAGAGGCGGGCCTGGCGAAGGTGCCCTACCGCGGGCGCCGGGTGACCGTGGCGGTTCTGCAGGAGAAGGAGACCGGAGAGAACGTGGTGGCCGTGCTCTCACCGGCCGAGATGCGCGGCACGACGCTTCAGGTGCCGCGCAACTCGGTGGAGAAGGTCAGGCAGTTCGCTCCGGTCTGGAGGAACTACCCGGACGCGCTGGAGTTCCTTCCGCCGGAGACTCACGCCGGCCTGGTCTTTCTCTGGAACACGGTGTTCCTGTGCGCGCTGAGCATCGTTGGCACGCTCCTCTCCAGCTCGCTTGTCGCGTTCAGCTTCGCGCGCCTGCGCTGGCCGGGCCGCAACGCCGCGTTCGTCGTGCTGCTTGCCACGATGATGCTCCCCGGGGCCGTCACGATGATGCCCGTGTTCCTCATCTTCCGCTGGCTTGGCTGGATTGACACGCTGCGACCCCTGTGGGTCCCCACCTTCCTGGGCAGCGCGTTCAACGTGTTCCTCCTGCGCCAATTCTTCCTCACCATTCCCAACGACCTGGAGGACGCGGCGAAGATCGATGGTTGCTCCTACTTCGGCATCTACTGGCGCATCATGCTGCCACTCATCAAGCCGGCCCTGGCGGCCATCACCATCATGACGTTCATGGCCTCCTGGAACAACTTCATGGGGCCGCTGATCTACGTCAGCTCTCCCGAGCGCATGCCGGTGGCGTACGCCCTCCAGCTGTTCCAGACGGCACACGGTGGCGAACCCGGGCTGCTGATGGCCGCGTCTACCATGATGATGCTTCCCGTGCTCGTCATCTTCTTCCTGACACAGCGCTACTTCATTCAGGGCGTCACGTTGACGGGCATCAAGGGGTAG